Proteins from a genomic interval of Pseudodesulfovibrio nedwellii:
- a CDS encoding sensor histidine kinase yields the protein MIFAKIRPQFWDIDPSKGPGKNLFNYRRIWRFAVALLAVVALVPLLVMAFIDYSVTRSSLESENLLRTARTTSNARRTVAYFLEERTNALDFLVKHQGISSLRDCENLKSVLDSLKASFGGFVDIGIVDPKGRQVAYIGPHDLLGIDYSGQEWFDSTMEGGAYISGVFLGFRDEPHLIVARRVRDKKTGKDFVLRATLDTGKFNAILSAIDLPGGGDAILVDRDGVIQTPSREHGELFSKVALVLPAYSERTSVNQIKAKDGTDLTVGYAYVRGTPFIILVVKDTAGLMKPLETIRMELVWILAVSIFIIMLVIVGVATYMVNKIYVADQTRARTLHRMEHTNRMASIGRLAAGVAHEINNPLAIINEKAGLINDLFVFKQEYAHDERLLANIKSILGSVARCGKITKRLLSFARHIDVEMDSIEFKELAEEVIDFLRKEAEYRSISITMDIPENLPPFVSDRGKLQQIFLNLINNAFQAMNDGGQLSISARRITENRLVFSVEDDGCGIPEADIKQIFDPFFSTKKKTGGTGLGLSITYGLVQELDGTMAVESEVGRGTVFTITMPLQGSDKA from the coding sequence ATGATATTCGCAAAAATCAGACCGCAATTCTGGGATATCGATCCCAGCAAGGGACCGGGCAAGAACCTGTTCAACTACCGTCGCATCTGGCGCTTTGCCGTTGCACTTCTGGCGGTTGTCGCTTTGGTTCCGTTGTTGGTCATGGCTTTTATTGATTATAGCGTCACCCGGAGTTCTCTTGAATCTGAAAACCTGTTGCGCACGGCACGAACTACATCCAATGCACGGCGAACTGTCGCTTATTTTCTTGAAGAGCGTACCAACGCGTTGGACTTTTTGGTCAAGCATCAAGGTATTTCCAGTTTGCGTGATTGTGAGAATCTCAAATCCGTCCTGGATTCGTTGAAAGCCAGTTTTGGTGGTTTCGTAGATATTGGTATTGTTGATCCCAAAGGTCGGCAGGTGGCTTATATCGGGCCGCATGATCTGCTTGGTATCGATTACAGTGGGCAGGAATGGTTTGATAGCACCATGGAGGGTGGAGCCTACATCAGTGGAGTTTTTCTCGGATTCCGAGACGAACCGCACCTGATCGTGGCGCGTAGGGTTCGTGACAAGAAGACCGGTAAAGATTTCGTGCTTCGAGCCACGTTGGATACTGGCAAGTTTAACGCCATTTTGTCTGCCATAGATCTGCCCGGTGGCGGGGATGCCATACTTGTTGATCGGGACGGAGTCATTCAGACCCCTTCCAGAGAACACGGAGAATTGTTTTCCAAGGTTGCCCTTGTTTTGCCTGCGTATTCCGAAAGGACCAGCGTGAACCAGATCAAGGCAAAGGACGGAACTGATTTGACTGTCGGGTATGCGTATGTACGCGGCACGCCGTTTATCATTCTTGTGGTCAAGGACACTGCTGGGCTGATGAAGCCTCTTGAGACCATACGTATGGAACTTGTGTGGATTCTGGCTGTCAGTATCTTTATCATCATGCTGGTTATCGTGGGTGTGGCGACCTACATGGTTAATAAAATTTATGTCGCGGACCAGACCCGCGCTCGGACGTTGCATCGTATGGAGCACACCAACCGTATGGCTTCCATTGGTCGGCTGGCTGCTGGTGTTGCTCATGAAATAAACAATCCACTGGCCATTATTAATGAGAAGGCTGGACTCATTAACGATCTCTTTGTTTTCAAGCAGGAATATGCCCACGACGAGCGGTTGCTGGCGAATATCAAGTCCATTCTCGGTTCGGTGGCACGTTGCGGCAAGATTACCAAACGACTTTTGAGCTTTGCCCGTCATATTGACGTGGAAATGGATTCCATCGAGTTCAAGGAGTTGGCGGAAGAGGTCATCGACTTTTTGCGCAAGGAAGCAGAGTATCGGTCCATATCCATTACCATGGATATCCCTGAAAACCTGCCGCCGTTCGTGTCTGACCGTGGCAAGCTGCAACAGATTTTTCTCAACCTGATCAATAACGCATTCCAGGCCATGAACGATGGCGGGCAACTCTCTATCTCTGCACGCAGGATTACTGAGAACCGGTTGGTTTTTTCTGTGGAAGATGACGGATGCGGTATCCCGGAAGCAGATATCAAACAGATTTTCGATCCGTTTTTTTCGACCAAGAAGAAGACTGGTGGCACAGGTCTCGGACTTTCCATTACCTATGGGCTTGTTCAGGAATTGGACGGCACCATGGCTGTGGAAAGTGAAGTTGGTCGAGGAACGGTGTTTACCATAACAATGCCCCTTCAGGGTTCAGATAAGGCGTAA
- a CDS encoding sulfurtransferase TusA family protein, with the protein MSEVVDARGLSCPQPVLVMLKKVEAIGSGKVDILVDTETSMENVSRAAGSKGWSVTVVSESDEEYRIELSKG; encoded by the coding sequence ATGAGTGAAGTAGTAGATGCACGCGGCTTGTCTTGCCCCCAGCCGGTATTGGTTATGCTGAAAAAAGTAGAAGCAATAGGGTCCGGCAAAGTTGATATTCTGGTGGATACAGAAACATCCATGGAAAATGTGTCCCGCGCTGCCGGGTCCAAAGGATGGAGTGTTACCGTGGTTTCCGAGTCAGACGAGGAATATCGCATTGAATTGTCCAAGGGGTAA
- a CDS encoding Na+/H+ antiporter NhaC family protein: MDQQSTPRGSALLPLLFFLALFIGTGSYLSAQGVSMAFYQLSAAVAILPAIALSLAMGKGKLDSKINIFLKGVGDINIVTMCIIYLLAGGFASVAKAIGGVDATVNLGLTFIPAELVLPGLFAIAAFVATAMGTSMGTIAAIAPIAAGVAQQTDISSAVLMGTIVGGAMFGDNLSMISDTTIAATRTQGCAMSDKFKMNVRIVLPAALATLILLGLFGSAGGVTHVGDWEFIRVLPYLVILGLAIAGVNVFVVLASGIVLAGVVGLYAVQNYSLLTLSKDIFAGFTGMHEILVLSMLVGGLGELIRYNGGLQWLLEKVNALALKAGRGNKRRSGEFGIAALVSLADACTANNTVAIILTGRLAKEIATDTGVDPRRSASLLDIFSCIVQGVTPYAAQVLLAGSIAGISPVDVVTSNWYCLVLAGIAIVAIVTGWPTLKKKA, translated from the coding sequence ATGGATCAACAATCAACACCGCGCGGAAGCGCACTGCTCCCACTCCTGTTCTTTCTCGCTCTGTTTATAGGAACAGGATCGTATTTATCCGCACAGGGTGTGAGTATGGCCTTTTATCAACTGTCCGCAGCTGTGGCCATTCTTCCGGCCATAGCTCTCTCCCTTGCCATGGGTAAAGGAAAGCTGGACAGCAAGATCAACATTTTTCTCAAAGGTGTCGGTGACATCAACATCGTCACCATGTGCATAATCTACCTGTTGGCAGGAGGATTCGCCTCAGTCGCCAAGGCCATCGGTGGCGTGGATGCCACCGTCAATCTGGGCCTGACCTTCATCCCGGCAGAACTCGTCCTTCCGGGGCTGTTCGCCATCGCCGCTTTTGTTGCCACGGCCATGGGAACATCCATGGGAACAATTGCCGCCATTGCCCCCATTGCAGCCGGAGTTGCGCAACAGACCGATATTTCCAGCGCTGTCCTCATGGGGACCATCGTGGGCGGTGCTATGTTCGGCGACAACCTCTCCATGATCTCGGACACCACCATCGCCGCCACCCGTACTCAGGGATGCGCCATGAGCGATAAGTTCAAGATGAACGTACGCATTGTCCTACCAGCGGCATTGGCAACACTTATACTGCTCGGTCTATTCGGCTCGGCGGGTGGCGTCACCCATGTCGGCGATTGGGAATTCATCCGGGTACTGCCCTATTTGGTCATTCTGGGATTGGCGATTGCGGGCGTGAATGTCTTTGTCGTTCTGGCCTCGGGAATTGTACTAGCCGGAGTAGTCGGTCTCTATGCCGTACAGAATTACTCCCTACTTACGTTGTCCAAAGATATCTTCGCGGGTTTTACCGGCATGCATGAAATCCTCGTTCTGTCCATGCTCGTAGGCGGTCTTGGAGAACTCATCCGTTACAACGGCGGCCTGCAATGGTTGCTCGAAAAGGTCAACGCCCTCGCACTCAAGGCTGGACGCGGCAATAAACGAAGATCCGGTGAATTCGGTATTGCAGCACTGGTCTCACTGGCCGATGCCTGCACGGCAAATAACACGGTCGCCATCATCCTTACCGGACGACTTGCCAAGGAAATCGCAACAGATACCGGCGTTGACCCACGCCGTAGCGCAAGTCTTCTGGATATATTCTCCTGCATTGTTCAGGGCGTGACCCCATACGCGGCTCAAGTTCTCCTCGCAGGTTCCATCGCCGGAATATCCCCCGTGGATGTTGTTACGAGCAACTGGTACTGCCTCGTACTTGCCGGAATAGCTATCGTGGCTATCGTCACTGGCTGGCCTACACTCAAGAAAAAAGCGTAA
- a CDS encoding sensor histidine kinase: MTQTMNTREGLKFFGRVSASVSHEIKNVFAVINEAAGLIEDLTLMAERGIPLQPDRLKSAANSIQGQIRRGDSIIKNMNAFAHSTDEDVHEVNLVEILDLTTALATRLADMQQIRLTMGDCEPVSLSANPFDLMQVLHSSIAAAVENMDAGDSLVVSVKPVNGGASFSLSAPGKDVPLKNDESFSSMAQTMNVDVSTDEDLRTTELFLRAQNGAE, from the coding sequence ATGACACAGACAATGAATACCCGTGAAGGGCTTAAATTTTTCGGACGCGTTAGCGCGTCCGTGTCGCACGAGATCAAGAACGTTTTTGCCGTCATCAATGAGGCAGCGGGCTTGATCGAGGACTTGACGCTTATGGCAGAACGCGGCATTCCTCTCCAGCCCGATCGGCTGAAGAGTGCCGCCAACTCTATCCAAGGCCAGATCAGGCGTGGCGACTCCATTATCAAGAATATGAACGCATTTGCGCATTCAACGGATGAGGATGTTCATGAAGTGAACCTTGTGGAGATTCTCGATTTGACCACTGCATTGGCAACTCGTCTTGCCGACATGCAGCAGATTCGGTTGACAATGGGTGACTGTGAACCGGTCTCCCTGTCTGCCAACCCCTTTGATCTGATGCAGGTGCTGCACTCCTCAATTGCAGCCGCTGTTGAAAATATGGACGCAGGCGACTCCCTGGTCGTGAGCGTGAAACCCGTCAATGGTGGAGCATCGTTCTCCCTTTCCGCTCCCGGAAAGGATGTACCACTGAAGAATGACGAATCGTTTTCATCCATGGCGCAGACCATGAACGTCGATGTTTCGACGGATGAAGATTTGCGGACCACCGAACTGTTCCTCAGGGCGCAGAACGGGGCCGAGTAA
- a CDS encoding DUF3343 domain-containing protein, which yields MSFLETIRRKLFSNKGEQRADRGLLVFENTSEVIRAERALRAEGWDIKVMGPPAEIQTGCDLVIEFPLIEELNIRRSLEENGSSPQDVVPVVGPLLDPVDLYQVKDFGDYLMVRAANMKLTVDKRTLVIVNISGGGCPDVPYLAVQMIGKTLDDAPTPREIGHTLCGYALDLACQEMRRICLQ from the coding sequence TTGAGTTTTCTTGAAACGATCCGACGAAAATTGTTTAGCAATAAGGGCGAGCAGCGCGCTGATCGTGGGCTGCTCGTCTTTGAGAATACCAGCGAGGTCATTCGTGCTGAACGGGCGCTTCGGGCTGAAGGGTGGGATATTAAGGTCATGGGACCGCCTGCGGAGATTCAGACCGGGTGTGATCTGGTGATTGAGTTCCCACTCATTGAAGAATTGAATATCCGGCGCAGTCTAGAGGAAAACGGATCTTCGCCACAGGACGTGGTGCCCGTGGTCGGGCCGTTGCTTGATCCGGTTGATCTGTATCAGGTTAAGGATTTCGGTGATTATCTGATGGTTCGCGCTGCCAATATGAAATTGACAGTGGATAAAAGAACTTTGGTTATCGTTAATATTTCCGGGGGTGGATGTCCTGATGTGCCCTACCTGGCAGTGCAAATGATAGGCAAGACGTTGGATGATGCGCCCACACCTCGAGAGATTGGTCACACCTTATGTGGGTATGCACTTGATCTTGCGTGTCAGGAAATGAGGCGTATATGCTTGCAATAG
- a CDS encoding glycosyltransferase, translating into MNIVFVNSTRKWGGVKTWTVDYATELAARGHDVRVFGRQTELIDKLQAAGIAARQIDFGFDYNPLTIGRFIAAFLRSRPDVVIGNIGKDINTAGVAAAILGIPVIQRVGLPGDMVPSPRLRTLHAITRPWMLCPSKTVADGVWNRLSHIPADKVKIILNSKKPVNTIKPVGDGPLRLVSTSQVNVDKRHSDILDALSAMQTDSVRYDIVGTGKLLEELRERHRSLEEQGVLKWHGFSTNVQAHLAEADIFLLPSENEGMPNALLEAMATGLIPIARDIGGIGEIWPETLADYLMPAKAGPDEFRIILERLMGMNKTQLNVLKEASVQACRDTFNLNTKIDEFETWVQTNILKR; encoded by the coding sequence ATGAACATCGTATTCGTCAATTCCACCCGCAAATGGGGCGGGGTCAAAACCTGGACCGTGGACTATGCCACGGAACTGGCCGCACGCGGTCACGATGTTCGCGTTTTCGGACGCCAGACCGAACTTATCGACAAACTGCAGGCCGCTGGAATAGCCGCCCGTCAAATAGACTTCGGATTTGATTACAACCCGCTCACCATTGGTCGATTCATAGCCGCATTCCTACGATCCCGCCCGGACGTAGTCATCGGTAACATCGGCAAGGATATCAATACTGCAGGAGTAGCCGCCGCAATACTCGGCATCCCTGTTATCCAACGAGTCGGATTGCCCGGTGACATGGTACCGTCACCCCGTCTTCGTACCCTGCACGCCATTACCCGACCATGGATGCTTTGTCCTAGCAAGACTGTAGCCGACGGTGTCTGGAACCGATTATCTCACATCCCGGCCGATAAAGTTAAAATCATTCTCAATTCTAAAAAACCCGTAAACACTATTAAACCAGTTGGCGACGGGCCACTCCGTCTTGTTTCCACCAGTCAGGTCAATGTGGATAAACGACATTCGGACATACTCGATGCCCTGTCCGCCATGCAAACCGACTCTGTCCGTTACGATATCGTCGGTACCGGCAAACTGCTTGAAGAGCTTCGCGAAAGACACCGCTCTCTGGAAGAGCAGGGCGTACTTAAATGGCACGGCTTTTCCACCAATGTGCAGGCACATCTGGCCGAAGCTGACATTTTTCTGCTTCCCTCGGAAAACGAGGGAATGCCCAACGCCCTGCTGGAAGCTATGGCCACCGGTCTCATCCCTATTGCCCGCGACATCGGCGGCATTGGCGAAATTTGGCCGGAAACATTGGCAGACTATCTCATGCCCGCCAAAGCTGGACCAGACGAATTTCGAATCATCCTTGAACGACTCATGGGCATGAATAAAACTCAACTCAACGTACTCAAAGAAGCCAGTGTGCAGGCGTGTCGTGACACATTCAACCTCAACACGAAAATAGACGAATTTGAAACGTGGGTTCAGACAAATATCCTTAAAAGATAG
- a CDS encoding response regulator produces MAEKVLLIDDEVEFLEALSERMELRGMNVTTAETAGNAVTALDNNEYDAIVLDLQMPDMNGIDMLKVIKKSHPEMQVILLTGQATLEAGIQAMKLGAMDFMEKPADIESLTEKIRKAQAKKMVIVEKKTADKVNDILKSKGW; encoded by the coding sequence ATGGCTGAAAAAGTACTGCTTATCGACGACGAAGTTGAATTTTTGGAAGCTCTGTCCGAGCGGATGGAATTGCGTGGCATGAACGTTACCACTGCTGAGACCGCTGGTAATGCTGTCACTGCATTGGATAATAACGAATACGATGCCATCGTGCTTGACTTGCAGATGCCTGACATGAACGGCATCGACATGCTCAAGGTCATCAAGAAAAGTCATCCTGAGATGCAGGTCATTCTGCTCACAGGACAGGCAACCCTTGAGGCTGGAATTCAGGCTATGAAACTCGGTGCCATGGACTTCATGGAGAAGCCCGCCGACATCGAGTCTTTGACCGAAAAGATTCGTAAGGCTCAGGCCAAGAAAATGGTCATCGTGGAAAAGAAAACCGCTGACAAGGTGAATGACATCCTGAAGTCCAAGGGCTGGTAG
- a CDS encoding anion permease, which translates to MYRLAQFSPTIVAVLMALFPAPEGLTPEAWYFFSIFVGVVIGLIVEPVPAALVGLAGVTVVAMLGLVDPSPAASRSWALSGFSNSVIWLIFAAFMFALGYQKTGLGKRISLILIKFLGRNTLGLGYAIAFADGILSPFMPSNTARSAGTIYPVVSNIPPMFNSTPDHDPRKIGAYLKWVGIAATCVTSSMFLTALAPNLLALDLIQQASGVTISWGHWASVMLPAMVPLFLLTPWLAYVIYPPTQKQSPEAPAWATSELQKMGKISRKELMMLGYAILALVLWIFGKQIGVDSTMAAIFVLTLMVLTNILSWEDVITNKSAWNVLVWFATLVAMASGLSKTGILDWLGNLVAAYLQGMPPSTVALMLVVLFFVLHYFFASTTAHTTALLPLFMATAAPLMPAPMLAKLALMLAASLGLMGIITPYATGPAPIWYGSGFISQARWWALGAIFGAIFLGTMVILTLVYI; encoded by the coding sequence ATGTACCGACTCGCACAGTTCTCCCCAACTATCGTGGCCGTCCTCATGGCACTCTTCCCCGCTCCCGAAGGGCTTACACCTGAAGCGTGGTATTTTTTCTCCATCTTTGTCGGCGTCGTTATCGGTCTCATTGTCGAGCCAGTTCCCGCCGCATTGGTCGGACTGGCAGGCGTAACGGTGGTCGCCATGCTCGGACTGGTGGACCCCAGTCCAGCGGCTAGTCGTTCATGGGCCTTGTCCGGCTTTTCCAATAGCGTAATTTGGCTCATCTTCGCAGCATTCATGTTCGCATTAGGGTACCAAAAAACAGGACTAGGTAAGCGAATCAGTCTCATACTCATCAAATTTCTCGGACGAAACACCTTGGGACTAGGCTACGCCATCGCTTTTGCCGACGGCATCCTGTCGCCCTTCATGCCCTCCAACACAGCCCGAAGCGCAGGCACCATTTACCCAGTGGTCAGCAATATCCCCCCTATGTTCAATTCCACTCCTGACCACGACCCACGCAAGATCGGCGCATACCTCAAATGGGTCGGCATCGCCGCAACCTGCGTAACCAGTTCCATGTTCCTGACGGCACTGGCTCCCAATCTGCTGGCCCTCGACCTCATCCAACAGGCATCTGGTGTGACTATCAGCTGGGGACATTGGGCATCTGTAATGCTCCCGGCCATGGTCCCGCTCTTTCTACTCACACCATGGCTCGCCTATGTTATCTATCCGCCAACCCAAAAACAGTCCCCGGAAGCTCCGGCATGGGCGACCTCGGAACTCCAAAAAATGGGCAAGATTTCCCGCAAGGAATTGATGATGCTCGGATACGCGATCCTGGCGCTGGTTCTCTGGATATTCGGCAAACAGATCGGCGTTGATTCAACCATGGCCGCCATATTTGTCCTGACACTCATGGTCCTGACCAACATCCTCTCATGGGAAGATGTCATCACCAACAAGAGCGCGTGGAATGTCTTGGTCTGGTTCGCGACACTGGTCGCCATGGCATCGGGTCTGAGTAAAACCGGCATTCTGGATTGGCTCGGCAATCTGGTCGCGGCCTACCTCCAGGGCATGCCCCCGTCCACAGTGGCATTGATGCTCGTGGTGCTCTTCTTCGTTCTTCACTATTTTTTCGCCAGCACCACAGCTCATACCACGGCTCTGCTGCCCCTATTCATGGCAACGGCCGCACCGCTCATGCCCGCACCCATGCTGGCAAAACTCGCGCTTATGCTTGCCGCTTCCCTCGGCCTCATGGGTATCATAACCCCTTACGCAACCGGTCCCGCGCCCATCTGGTACGGCTCAGGCTTCATCAGTCAGGCCAGATGGTGGGCTCTCGGCGCAATCTTCGGTGCCATATTCCTTGGGACGATGGTCATACTGACACTGGTCTACATCTAG
- the yedE gene encoding YedE family putative selenium transporter — protein sequence MKNFFSSRMGIICVGLVIGLFASLLQYWGNPGNMGICVACFERDIAGAIGMHRAGVVQYIRPEIIGFVLGAMIAAFAAKDFRPRAGSAPVVRFVLGAFAMIGALVFLGCPWRAVLRLAGGDLNAVIGLLGLVVGIGIGTFFFKQGYSLGRSHKTYTSVGLLMPLLMAGLLVLLFLYPQMTGEAKSGVLFYSLKGPGAMHAPLLVSLGIGLLVGVLAQRSRFCTMGAVRDLLLFKQVHLLSGFVALLVAAFVMNLVLGQFNMGFEGQPVAHTQSLWNFMGMVLAGLCFALAGGCPGRQLFMAGEGDGDASVFVFGMIVGAAFAHNFGLASSPKGVGPHGIAAVFIGLAVCLFIGFTMRKKA from the coding sequence GTGAAGAATTTCTTTTCATCGCGGATGGGCATCATCTGCGTCGGGCTGGTCATCGGCCTGTTTGCTTCCTTGCTGCAATACTGGGGCAATCCCGGTAACATGGGAATTTGTGTGGCTTGTTTCGAGCGTGATATTGCTGGCGCTATCGGTATGCATCGGGCCGGTGTGGTCCAATATATCCGGCCAGAGATTATCGGTTTTGTACTCGGTGCCATGATTGCGGCTTTTGCGGCTAAAGATTTCCGACCTCGTGCCGGATCGGCACCTGTAGTCCGTTTTGTTTTGGGTGCATTCGCTATGATCGGCGCATTGGTCTTTTTGGGATGTCCTTGGCGAGCCGTACTTCGTTTGGCCGGTGGTGATCTGAATGCGGTTATCGGTCTGCTTGGTTTGGTCGTCGGCATCGGCATTGGTACCTTCTTCTTTAAGCAAGGATATTCGCTTGGACGCAGCCACAAGACATATACTTCAGTGGGACTGCTTATGCCTCTGCTTATGGCAGGGCTTCTTGTGTTGCTTTTCCTGTATCCGCAAATGACAGGCGAAGCCAAATCAGGTGTGCTGTTTTATAGTTTGAAAGGCCCTGGTGCCATGCATGCGCCGTTACTGGTCTCACTCGGCATTGGTCTTTTGGTTGGTGTGCTGGCTCAGAGGAGCCGGTTTTGCACCATGGGCGCAGTTCGTGATTTGCTCTTGTTCAAGCAGGTTCACCTGTTGTCCGGGTTTGTTGCCCTGTTGGTTGCCGCTTTTGTCATGAATCTTGTCCTTGGTCAGTTCAATATGGGCTTTGAGGGACAGCCTGTGGCACATACCCAGTCTTTGTGGAACTTCATGGGCATGGTCTTGGCCGGTCTGTGTTTTGCTTTGGCAGGTGGTTGTCCTGGGCGACAGTTGTTCATGGCGGGTGAGGGCGACGGTGATGCTTCCGTGTTCGTGTTTGGCATGATCGTAGGAGCTGCGTTTGCTCATAATTTCGGGTTGGCAAGTTCTCCCAAGGGCGTGGGGCCGCATGGCATTGCTGCCGTGTTTATCGGTCTGGCGGTATGTTTGTTCATTGGTTTTACCATGCGCAAAAAGGCGTAA
- a CDS encoding arsenate reductase ArsC, with protein sequence MNILFLCTGNSCRSQMAEGWTHHLKGDQVNAYSAGVETHGMNPYAIKVMNEVGIDISGNTSKLISDLPGNIKFDYVITVCGHAHENCPYFPSKSKVIHVGFDDPPTLAKGLTNEGKILNIYRRVRDDIKIFVKSLPQALLSE encoded by the coding sequence ATGAATATTCTCTTCCTTTGCACTGGCAACTCCTGCCGTAGCCAAATGGCTGAGGGATGGACCCATCACCTCAAAGGCGATCAGGTGAACGCTTACTCAGCCGGAGTCGAAACCCATGGTATGAATCCATATGCGATCAAGGTCATGAATGAAGTCGGTATCGACATCTCCGGCAACACTTCCAAGCTCATCTCTGACTTGCCGGGAAATATCAAATTTGATTACGTCATCACCGTTTGCGGACATGCTCACGAAAACTGTCCATACTTCCCGTCCAAATCCAAAGTCATTCATGTCGGATTCGACGATCCGCCGACGTTGGCAAAAGGACTGACCAACGAGGGGAAAATTCTGAACATTTATCGCCGCGTGCGTGACGACATCAAAATTTTTGTAAAATCTCTGCCACAGGCATTGCTCTCTGAATAA
- a CDS encoding NAD(P)H-hydrate dehydratase, with the protein MLAIVGTVPDLDVPVLDAPVAIKGNELLVNGRIISPDRGTPALLAAAVETALFLNEPMPHAFLVGDQGRGDGSRELYAHLATVLPSREYSTMVFHYLQPDVDWHNKVLLAIQEMAISPRLIADAGFMYAAKMSGQAPAYDLFTPDAGELAFLADETAPHPFYTRGFILHDENHAPDLIARAYAYENAASTLLVKGSVDYVANNEGVIHSVSEPVADAMEAMGGTGDTVTGMVSALIESGVPIVEAALYSVRANRMAGLMTNPNPATRVGELLPFMAEALSLAGVPQSRE; encoded by the coding sequence ATGCTTGCAATAGTTGGAACCGTTCCAGATTTGGACGTCCCTGTTCTGGATGCGCCTGTGGCGATTAAAGGCAATGAACTGTTGGTGAACGGCAGGATCATTTCTCCAGATCGGGGCACCCCGGCTTTGTTGGCCGCAGCGGTCGAGACGGCTTTGTTTTTAAACGAACCCATGCCCCATGCTTTTTTGGTGGGAGATCAAGGCAGGGGAGACGGTAGTCGTGAGTTGTATGCTCATTTGGCGACTGTTTTGCCAAGTCGTGAATATTCGACCATGGTTTTCCATTATCTTCAGCCAGATGTGGATTGGCATAACAAAGTGCTTCTTGCTATTCAGGAAATGGCTATTTCACCTCGACTCATTGCGGATGCTGGATTTATGTATGCGGCTAAGATGAGCGGGCAGGCTCCGGCCTATGATTTGTTTACGCCAGACGCTGGTGAATTGGCTTTTCTGGCCGACGAAACTGCACCCCATCCTTTTTATACTCGCGGTTTTATTCTGCATGACGAAAATCATGCCCCGGATTTGATCGCCCGTGCCTATGCGTATGAAAATGCGGCCAGCACGCTGTTGGTCAAGGGGAGTGTCGATTATGTTGCTAACAATGAAGGGGTCATTCACTCGGTGTCGGAGCCGGTTGCAGATGCAATGGAAGCCATGGGCGGTACAGGTGATACTGTAACCGGGATGGTTTCGGCTCTGATTGAATCAGGTGTGCCGATTGTCGAAGCTGCTTTGTACAGTGTCAGGGCAAATCGGATGGCTGGACTGATGACGAATCCCAATCCGGCCACGCGTGTTGGCGAGCTTCTTCCTTTTATGGCAGAAGCGTTGAGCTTGGCAGGAGTTCCTCAGTCGAGAGAGTGA
- a CDS encoding response regulator, translated as MKVLLVDDEVELVSAMAERLGFRDVDADWTDNGEEALKMAAATEYAVAVLDMKMPKLSGLELMKLLAKEHPGMKYIFLSGHGSESDFKAGCAAGCNYLIKPIQIEDLMAKIQEAVG; from the coding sequence ATGAAAGTACTGCTGGTTGACGATGAAGTGGAATTGGTTTCCGCCATGGCTGAAAGACTTGGATTTCGTGATGTAGACGCGGATTGGACCGATAATGGAGAGGAAGCCCTGAAAATGGCTGCCGCAACTGAATATGCCGTAGCAGTGCTCGATATGAAAATGCCCAAACTCAGTGGTTTGGAACTGATGAAACTCTTGGCCAAAGAACATCCGGGCATGAAGTATATTTTTCTTTCCGGCCATGGTTCGGAATCCGATTTCAAAGCTGGCTGCGCAGCCGGGTGTAATTATTTGATCAAGCCTATTCAGATTGAAGACCTGATGGCCAAAATTCAGGAAGCCGTCGGCTGA